AAATGACACAAACCCGTCCTTCCTGATACGCACAAGGTTAAGGAgactaacagacagacagacagacagacagacaagcacacacacagacacacaaaacacattaaaGGATACATGTCGAGGGGAGACATCTTACTGACGAAGGAGCGGATGGAGAACAGCATTCCATACATCAGCTTAAActcctaaatcacacacacacacacacacaacatcaaatagatagataaatatgctttactgatcccatgagggaaattcttgtgttaagatatcaaaaaaatataaaacataaaagtatatatacatgtacatgttaaataaatgttactacgagagagtgagtgagagagagcgcatgcgcgcgcgagagagagagagagcataagagagatagagagagagagcgcaagagagagagagagcacaagagagacagagagagagagcgcaagagagagagagcacaagagagagagagcacaagagagacagagagagagagcgcaagagagagagagagcacaagagagagagagtgcaagagagagagagactgagaagagagtgactgagtgagaagagaggagagagagataagagagtgagtgagagagagataaagagtgagagagagagagagatagagagagagagtgtgtgagtgagaagagaggagagagagagagaagagtgagtgagagataaagagtgagagagagagaaacagagtgtgtgtgtgtgtgtgtgtgtgtgtgtgagcgagcgagagagagagtatgagtgtgtgtgtgagagagagagagtatgagtgagtgtgtgtgtgtgtgtgtgtgtgtgtgtgtgtgagagagagtatgagtgagtgtgtgtgtgtgtgtgtatgtatgagtgagtgaatgagtgagtgagtgtgtgtgtatatatgagtgagtgagtgagagagagagagagagagagagagagagagagtgtgtgagtgagaagagaggagagagagagagagagaagagagagtgagtgagtgagagataaagagtgagagagagataaacagtgtgtgtgtgtgtgtgtgtgtgtgtgagcgagcgagagagagagtatgagtgagtgtgtgtgtgtgagagagagagtatgagtgagtgtgtgtgtgtgagagagagagtatgagtgagtgtgtgtgtgtgagagagagagtatgagtgagtgtgtgtgtgcgagagagagagtatgagtgagtgtgtgtgtgcgagagagagagtatgagtgagtgtgtgtgtgtgtgtgtatgtttgagtgagagagagagagagagagagagagagacagtgtgagtgagtgtgttctgacctcTTCTTTAGAGATCCCTGCCTGTTTTTTGCGGTTCCACTCGCTGTAGTGTAAACAGGTTCCATTACGGTCGAATATATACAGATTATAAACggtcatctacacacacacacacacacacacacacacacacacacacacacacacacacacacaggtttagtGTTATTATGATCATCGCCGAGCCATAGCATCGATTATTTTATTCACCCCCATTACTACATTCACATAAATTAACAATGTGCATTCTCagatttttgtttaataaaaaccaataaataaataaaaaggtgtaTTTAATGTAGAGCACAAACTCATACTTACATTTAGCTTGATCTGTGTTTACTGAACGCTTCCGTCCTCCTGCATCAGGGTCCTTCATTAATAACTAACATCCACAACTGCCGGTAGAAAAAAACATATAGTACTGTCATATATACAACCACcgatttaaaaagtaaaattaattaCAATGTTCGAACCCTTTTAAGTGTTTCATTCTTTTGGCTTAAACACTTTTAATCTCTCGGTTTTATTTTGTAACACGCATATAACTGGATACCTATTCTCTGGTAGAGGACCCAAACAAGTTACTGCCACTACTGCGCATGTGCGCGGTGTCAGGCGGTAGTGTGGGAAGCTTTAGTGTAAGAACTTCATGAAAGGAGACTCACAGAGCAGAGTAAACgatcttttgttgttttttttgagaGTTTTAGGACAGATTTGTAAAACCAGAAACTCTTGCTTCACATGAGGACTGTGATTTTTTGGAGAAAACAGTGGAGACGTCAAGCTAAACTGAAAGGTTCAAAGGAGATTATTTACAATTATAGCTCACAAATTTGGAAGACGATTACTTTTAGTTTTTTAGTTTGAATtgagactgcttcagataaGAAAAATATATGTGAATgaactatacaccgatcaggcataactttatgaccacctccctaatattgtgttggtcctccttttggtcgtcatgcactgtgtattctgacaccttccattgctctgtggtccagttctgatgttcacgtgcccattgttggcacttttgggggtgcacaggggtcagcatgggcaacctgactggtctgcagctatgccaccccatacacaacaaactgtgatgcactgtgtattctgacacctttctatcagaaccagcattaatttctgccgcaatttgagcaacagtagctcatctgttgtatcggatcacacgggccagccttcactccccacattcCCTCTGGAATTTCAGTTCAATTACAGAAGAGAGGCGTTATGGTTTATTtctatgaaaagaaaaaacatcaacagtaataatattttttattgttttacatacaaatatatattttacatttattggtCAAAAAAGACTCCCAGTATACACCAGATTAAATTAGAAACAAAAATTGTATATTGAAACACTAAACTAACTGTCAAATCCAAAAGCTACAAAGTCTCTAAAAACctaaaaatgtgtgtatttttgttgtttgtttttaaccttATAAGCCTTTTATTTTCCCAGTTTATATGTACGATCTAAACAGGctgctggtggctcagtgataggtttcttgcctaccatgcagaaggcctgggtttgattcccagccactgGCTGCAGTGCTGCTCCCAAGCCTGggtaaaaatgggagggttgtggcATCCAGTGTCCAAACAGTTGGTCTGCCAtagtgacccctcacacacatagggagcagctgaaagatcagcAACAGCCATATGTATGATCtatacattgtgctgctgtcTCTTTTTTGGCAGATTAAATTGTATTTCATCTATATTAAAAGAATATGATGCTACTTTAAAATTAgactttaaaaaatgaaaagattaaTTAGAGATGTCATGGGTGAGTGAACATAAgttaaatgaacaaattaagttaaataaaaaaaattaagttaaatttgttttttattcgtTTATTTAACAGCTGTGCCTGCTTTTGTCTGTTTCCTGCTGGTTTTCATTGGCAATGTAATTactattaattatattaattggCACCTCGCATTGAATTTTTCCACAAGTTTGAGGGCATGAAATGTCTATACTTTGTGTCTTATGCATTTGAATAAAATGAGCATGAGTATTTTTCATTTACTGATGTTGGCAATTTATAGCATCAGtcgtgtcagtgttgtgtgaatGCAGGTTATAGAATCAGGCTGATTAATGCTGTATAAAAATTCTCATGCAAatggaataaatataaaaagaatataagatgcattcataaaaaataaaattcaaatatcAGCTTACATGCATTCGATAATTATCttttaaaataatctttttattCTGTAATTTTTCTATGCAACACATACAGAATTAAATATGGACACAAATGATGAAATTTCACTACAAGGCAGAAATAAAATCGATAAGcaaaacgaaaaaaaaatgtgtaaaagtaaCAAAATTAGCAAACTATATTGTGGAAATAGGGGCGTGGCCGAGCGCCATGTTGTGAATGGAGTCGAGGAAGGAATCATGCGGCTGAGCTCGAATGTGCTCATGACTTTTCTTCTGTTGCAGTGAGCAGCAGCAGAAATCAGAGGTGAGAGCTGAGGGAGAGCCaaagccttgtgtgtgtgtgtgtatgtgtgtgtttagatagTGATGCTGGAAAGCTGTGAGGACCTCATTAGAATAAAACTTCAGACTGATGTTTCTGCCACTGGCTTAGGTGGGTCCATGTGGGTGGAGTCAGAAAGACCACCCCCTTCTTTCATCCTAATTAGAGATTCCCAGTTTTCCTGTCCTCCTCTCATCTCCCACTCACCCACCAgccactctttctctcctttcctgccctccatcacactctctctctcctccctgagGATCAAGCTGTAccgtttttttcttctctccgcTCCTCCCTCTCGCcctttgtctctttctgtcatCCCCCAGCagctctcctccacctccttccAGTCTTCTATCTCTTCCTCTTGGCTTATCACCCTGTATAAAGTTTTCCTGAACACTTTTTCCATGTCATTGCTTTCCGTTTGTTGTTCTCTGTGCAGAGTCACTGCCGGCAGCAGGTCTATTTTAGTCACTGCATCagttcctcttttcttttcttgatcCTCATTTCTCATTCCCTCTATCCTTACACCATCCTCAGCTTCTTTTGAGATGAACAGCACAGAACGGAACACTGGCTGAGCTTCCCGTATCATGTCTGGGGGTAAAAAATTCACTCTCTCTTCCTTAGTTGTATCCACTGTCAGTGACTCATCTGATGCGACCTGGTATGTTTTTAGGGTCACTCTTTGGCTGCTGAGGACTTGCTGTTTGATTGGTTGGTAAAGTGTGATGTAAATGATGACAAGCCAGATTAAGAGCATGCAGGAGAAACAGGCAGAGAAAATACACTGCAGCAAAACAGTGATAAATAACCACAAGCACCACACCACTGAGCGCTGGCCACCTCCGTGTACTGATAGAGCCCCTCCTGCCGGCTGTGTCACCATGGAAACTGGCTTAATAAATGTTAAGTCATTGGTTGTTGGTGTAGTTAAAATAGGAGTAGTACTGGACGCAGCAGTACTTGGTATAGATGCTACAATGGCTGTAGGTGTAGTTGATGGTATGATTTTTTTAGTGGTTGCTGGTGTAGCTGGTTCAGTGGTTGTGGGTGTACTAGTTGTTGGTGTAGTTAAAATAGGAGTGGTACTGGATGCAGCAGTACTTGGTGTAGTTGTTAAAATGGCTGTAGGTGTAGTTGATGGTATAACTTTTTCAGTGGTTACTGGTGTAGCTGGTTCAGTGGTTGTGGGTGTACTAGTTGTTGGTTTATTGGTTGTTGGTGTAGTTAAAATAGGAGTGGTACTGGATGCAGCAGTACTTGGTGTAGTTGTTAAAATGGCTGTAGGTGTAGTTGATGGTATAACTTTTTCAGTGGTTACTGGTGTAGCTGGTTCAGTGGTTGTGGGTGTACTAGTTGTTGGTTTTTTGGTTGTTGATGTAGTTAAAATAGGAGTAGTAATTGGTGTAGTTGTTAGAATGGCTGTGGGTGTAGTTGTTGGGATGATGGTTTTAGTTAGTACTGTGGGTATTATACTCATTAGTTGAGTTGTGTCGGAGGTGAAAGAACCGCAATACTCCTCCTCCTTCAGGTCTATTATAGGTCGTCCCTGCAGTGTGAGTGGAGCAGAACACACCACAGTCTCAGGGTCATTCTCGATGACGGAGCCTCctttttgtgtataaatgttttgaGCCTCATTGTCCAGGAATTGCTGCAGGTAACTTACCTGGCAGGTGCAAACCCACAAATTATAGGAAAGGAAGACATACGGTAAGTCTCGTTTTGAAGCAAAAAAATTGTCAGGAAGGTGCTGGACATAATTCTCCTGCAGATTAAAGTGTTTCAGGATGCTGGAGGAAATGTGCTCCAGCAAGTCGGTGGGCAGGACGTGCAGCTTATTACGTGAAAGGTCAATGACCTCAAGTTGTGGCAAGTCACTGAAGGTCGCATTGTCAAGGGAACTGATGTTGTTTCCATCCAAATAGACCTCCATGAGAGAAGGGGTGGAGTTAAATGCAGCTCTGCCCAAACCCGTCAGACTGTTATTAGACAGCCATAACACGCGCAGGTGTTCCAGCACAGGACCTGAGAGAGACCAGGTGGAATTATGTATATTATGTGGAATTACAgtatttacacattttatgtgtgtgtgtgtgttgaagaaaCAGAGATGTAGTTGATGTTCATGTGTACTTTTAGTGACTGCTGAAATACATGGTTTATTACTTATTTAGTAATAGATTACTTACTTAGTATAGAAACATAACCCCGCCACTTACCTGATCGGTCAATGGTGCTGATCAGGTTTTGGCTCAGGTCCAGCTCATGCAGTTGTGAGAATTTGGTGTAGGCTGCCcaggacagagagacaaacacattCTGAGAGAGGACGAGTACCTGTGTTCCAGGATCTATCCCATCAGGCACTGCAGCGAGACCCTgactcacacagctcacacgaGGCAGATGGTCTGTGTTCCTGTCGCTGTGGCAACTACTAATGGCTGTTATAATAGAGTGTTGGGacatgaggaggaagaggaagaggagcatCCTGATGAGAAAAACATGTAATCATTATAACAACAAAAACTGCAAATATTTAGAAATttaacaattaaataataataataataataataataataataatgatgatgattatgatgatgaaaggctcccacacgcacacattATTATGCATCACTTTTACTGTGTTAGACATCAGTTTATTGTAAGTGTTCATTAGGTGGACAGTGTGTCCTGCTGTCTTTATTCcttttcttctacttcttctggCTAGTCTGTCTACGGCAACTCAGAACCGTCTGGTAAAAAGTTGTGAAATTTGGCACAACAAATGGAAAGGGGTCTATGGAACAAGCTGAATAAATTTTGAAGTTAGTTCATGGTCATAATTTTTAAAAGCCAGACGGATCAGAGAACTCTGGATCTCCGTCTTGGATTTTGTTGAAGAATGTTTTTCTCTAAGCCTCCAACAAATTTTGTCCAATTTTCACCAGATTTGCCATACGTCATGGTCAGAGTCATTTTCACAAAAGTCATCAAAATCAGGAAGTGAGGCTGTATCTTACAATTTTGTCACAAAAACCTGTTAGGCATCTTCAGGACCCTGATCTGAGGCTATACAGATTTCTGACTGGTCAAAGGTTGCAGTAACATGCTAAAAATGCTGTCCATGTGCCATTACTGCTTCTCCTACAATCTCCTCCTGTTTTGTCCAGTCTTTACTCAGATCTGACTCTGCATCCCTGTGTCTAAAAATGCTGCttgcatttattaataataataataataataataataataataataatactagtaataataataataatattgtggaACAGCTTTGGAAAGATCTTACCTTACAGCTGTGCTTCTCCTGCTgaaatgacacacactgatcctCACTTCACACACCACTTTATAACAGCACTTTACAACACTTTATCATGAAGCACCACATttcctttagtgtgtgtgtgtgtgtgtgtgtacacagtgtaagtgtatgtgttgTAATAAACTTGTGTATGCAGTAAGATGAGAaagcattaaaacacacactcttatcaTTTGCAGTATTATGTTTCAATGCATGAATATACAgtgggaaaaataaatatttgatcccTTACTGATTTTGTAGGTTTGCCCACTCACAGAGAAATTGTTATGACAGGTTTATTGtaacagatagagacagaataTCAACCACACATGATACAAATGTTATAAACTGATTTGCATTTCAGtgaataagtatttgatcccttaCCAACCAACAATAATTCTGGCTCCCACAGACTGCTTATGTGCTCATGTGATACACAGACTAGGCCTGTCAATTTAAGAAAGTGATCCTAAGGACAACTCGCTAtgtgtataaaagacacctgtccacagcaCCTCTTCCTTTAAAACCTCACCATCACCATGggcaagaccaaagagctgttaAAGGACGTCAGGAACAAGATTGTAGACTTGCACAAGGTAGGAATGGGCTACGAGACCATCAGGAAGAAGCGTGGTGAGAAGGAGACAACTATTGGAGCGATTATTTGCAAATGgaagaaatacaaaataacCAGCAGTCGCCCTTGGCCTGGAGCTCCTCAGTCTGGAGGAAGAAAAATGCTGACTATGACCCTAAGAACACCTTCCCTACAGTCAAGCACAGTGATGGAAACATAATGCTTTGGGACTGTTTCTCTGCAGATACAGACCGACTTATTGAGGGGCCAATGGCCATGTATTGTAAAATCTTGGATAAGAACCTCCTTCCGTCAGCTAAAACACTGAAGATGGGTCGTGGATAGgtcttccagcatgacaatgacccaaaacataccaccaaggcaacaaaggattGGCTCAAGAAGAAGCGAAATGGCCTGgtcagtctccagaccttaatcctaAAGAAAATTTAAGGAGGGAGCTGAAACTTCAATTTCTTTGTGAGTGGGCATACCTACAAAATCAGCAAGGGATCAAAtattaacccccccccccactgtATTATCCTCTGTGATGCTGagttctgctctctgattggtcagaaggtgttaattaaaaataacagcagctctgactgtagtgcagGTTCATATTAATTTACTCGCTCTAacttatggtttctatagtaacaactcattgGCAAGGACatgtacagcacacactccactgagaatacacacaaacataaacataaaaacattgaTATAGTGACtgtttctgtaaggagaagtttgtgtatgatgtgtggaaggagtctccagtgtgtaaGGCAGAGGTTAAGCTGGAATTCCCACATctccaggacagaggagtttacacttctttgaGGTGTCTCAGTAACGTGTAACAAGCTGCTATTATCTGTCTTATTATTTGACTATTTGTAGCTGCTGAAAGGTAAGTAATTGGACTTTGGTGGTTTTCTTAGCATgggttttttatatttttacag
The DNA window shown above is from Hemibagrus wyckioides isolate EC202008001 linkage group LG15, SWU_Hwy_1.0, whole genome shotgun sequence and carries:
- the LOC131366175 gene encoding platelet glycoprotein Ib alpha chain: MLLFLFLLMSQHSIITAISSCHSDRNTDHLPRVSCVSQGLAAVPDGIDPGTQVLVLSQNVFVSLSWAAYTKFSQLHELDLSQNLISTIDRSGPVLEHLRVLWLSNNSLTGLGRAAFNSTPSLMEVYLDGNNISSLDNATFSDLPQLEVIDLSRNKLHVLPTDLLEHISSSILKHFNLQENYVQHLPDNFFASKRDLPYVFLSYNLWVCTCQVSYLQQFLDNEAQNIYTQKGGSVIENDPETVVCSAPLTLQGRPIIDLKEEEYCGSFTSDTTQLMSIIPTVLTKTIIPTTTPTAILTTTPITTPILTTSTTKKPTTSTPTTTEPATPVTTEKVIPSTTPTAILTTTPSTAASSTTPILTTPTTNKPTTSTPTTTEPATPVTTEKVIPSTTPTAILTTTPSTAASSTTPILTTPTTSTPTTTEPATPATTKKIIPSTTPTAIVASIPSTAASSTTPILTTPTTNDLTFIKPVSMVTQPAGGALSVHGGGQRSVVWCLWLFITVLLQCIFSACFSCMLLIWLVIIYITLYQPIKQQVLSSQRVTLKTYQVASDESLTVDTTKEERVNFLPPDMIREAQPVFRSVLFISKEAEDGVRIEGMRNEDQEKKRGTDAVTKIDLLPAVTLHREQQTESNDMEKVFRKTLYRVISQEEEIEDWKEVEESCWGMTERDKGREGGAERRKKRYSLILREERESVMEGRKGEKEWLVGEWEMRGGQENWESLIRMKEGGGLSDSTHMDPPKPVAETSV